The genomic interval TCCATTAAAGGAGCCATCCAACTTGTATCTCTTCTAGATAAATAACTGTTTACTGTAACAACATGGACCCCCCTTCCAGATAAAGCATTTAAATAAGCAGATAAAGTGGCTACAAAAGTTTTTCCTTCCCCCGTAGCCATTTCGGCTATCTTTCCCTGATGTAATACTACCCCTCCCATCAACTGAACATCATAATGAACCATGTCCCAAATAATGCTTTTTCCATATGCATTCCATTCATTTATCCAAATTGCTTGATCTCCATTCAAATGGACATAAGACTTTATTTTTGATAATTCTTTATCAAAAGAAGTAGATGTAACAATAAGTCGTTTTTTATCTTTTAAACGTTTAGCTGTTTCTTTAATTATAGCAAAAGCTTGAGGTAAAATATCTATTAATACTTTTTGTTCTGTTTTGTAACATTCTTCTTGAAGACTTTCTAGATTTGAATATATTTTTTCTAAAACGCTAATAGAACAAAATTTTTCTTGTATTTTCTTTAATAATTTTTTTTTCTTTTCATGAAATTTTTTTGTATATGTTTGTATAATATTTTTTAAGTCTTGAGTTTTATTTCTTAATTCATCGTCAGATAACAAAAAGATTTTTTTCTCTTCTTTTTTGATTTGAACCAAAAATTTTCTAACCTCTTTAAGGTCTCTATCATTCTTATTTACTAATAATTTATTTAAAATCTTTATGATAAAACTCATTAAACTAAAAAATATATTAAATTAATTGATCATATAAAAAATAAACAATTCAAAGTTCATATTCATCTCTATTCCAATAAAAATCTTCGTCATCACGTGGATAATCCGCCCATATATCTTCTATAGATTCAAAAACTTCTCCTTCCCCATTTTCTAACTGTTGAAGATTTTCAACTACCTCTAAAGGAGCTCCCGTACGAATAGCAAAATCAATCAATTCTTCCTTTGTTGCCGGCCAAGGTGCATCTTCTAAATGAGAAGCTAATTCTAAAGTCCAATACATATATTAATATTTTTCATTATTAAAAATTAAAAAAATGATATTTTATTTTTATATATTTGATTTTCAAAATCCAATGAACTTTTTTACAAAAATTACAAGATAAAATTAGTGAATTTAAATTACAAATAAATTACATGAAAAAGTTTCCCAAAATTGTATTCATAGGTTCAAACAATTTTTCTCTTTATACATTAAAAGAATTATATATAAAACAACATAATATTATAGGAATAATCACAAGTCCTGATAATCCATTTTTTAAAAATCAAGGTGAAAAAGCATTTACACCTGTTAAAATATACGCATTAGAAAATAATATTCCCTTTTTACAACCTAAAAATCTTAAAAATCATTTTTTTTTAGAAACTCTAAAAGTATGGAATCCAGATATACAAATAGTTGTATCATTTCGTGTTTTACCTAAAGAAGTCTGGAATTTTCCTAAAATGGGATCTTTCAATTTACATGCCTCTCTTCTTCCACAATATAGAGGAGCAGCTCCTATTAATTGGGTTATTATTAATGGAGAAAGTAAAACTGGATTAACTACTTTTTTCATAGAAAAAAAAATAGATTCTGGAAAAATTATTTTACAAAAAGAAATTGGAATCGAAAAAGAAGAAACCGCAGGAGAACTAGAAGAAAAATTAAAAAAAATTAGTGGCTCTATAGTTATTCAAACTTTAGAAAATATTATAGGAAATGAAATAAAATCTATTTCTCAAAAAAAAATTGATTCCTCTGTATTAAAATACGCTCCAAAAATATATACTAAAGATTGTAGAATACAATGGGAAAATCCTTCTATAGAATCAATTTATAACAAAATAAGAGGATTAAGTCCTTATCCTACAGCATGGACTTTGTTATTTTTTAATAAAGAAAAATTTGTTAGATTTAAAATTTTTATTGTTAAAAAAATACGTAAAACACATATTCTTCCAATTGGTCTGATATTCATTGTTTTATCACATGAAATGAAAATTTCCGTTAAAGAAGGTTTTATATCTATTATTGAAGGACAAATAGAAGGTAAAAAAAGAATGCATATTAAAAATTTAATTAATGGATTGAAAATAAGAGAAAATCTTTTTGTTCGATAAAAAAATTTAATCATTTATACTTTATATATATATTTGCTATTGCTGTTGTTAATTATAAGATTATTTTATAGTTAACTAAAATTAAATTAATTATTCATGAACAAAACGGAATTGGTTAATTCAATAGCCGAAAAAACTGGAATAACAAAAATAAAAGCAAAAAACGTTACAGATGCATTTATTGAAACAGTGATTGAATCACTAAAAAAAGGAGATAAAGTAACTCTTGTAGGATTCGGAACCTTTTCTGTAGTAGAAAGACATCCCAGAAATGGAGTCAATCCTAGAACAGGAAAAAAAATATATATTCCAGGAAAAAAAGTAGCTAAATTTAAAATAGGAGCAGAATTAACAAAATTTTAAAGAAAAGAGATAAAGTTTGTAATTCAACAAACTTTATCTCTTTATTTCTTTATTATTATATTATCATGGAGATAATCTGCACAAAATCCATTTTTTTTCTTTTTCTAAAATATAAACAAGTCTATCATGAAGTCTGTTAGGTTGTCCTTGCCAAAATTCCATTCTATAAGGTTTTACAAGATACCCCCCCCAATCAAAAGGCCGTTTTATAGTTCTTTTACTAAAAAAATTGTTCCATTTATTATATTGTTTTAATAAATATTCTTTAGACGAAATAATCATGCTTTGTCTAGAAACCCAACTTCCAATTTTATTTCCTATAGGTCTGTTATGGAAATATTCATCTGATTTTTTTCTTGGAATTTTTGATGTTATTCCTTTAATAATAATTTGTCTTTCCATATTTTTCCAATAAAAAGAAATACATACTTTAGGTATATTTTGAATTGCCCTTCCTTTCAAACTATAATAATTTGTATAAAAAATAAATCCGTTTTCTGAATATTCTTTTAATAAAACAACTCTAGTTTCTGGCCCTCCATCTTCCCCTATAGTAGAAATAGACATAGCGTTAATTTCTTCGTTATCTTTTTGAAATAATTTTTCCTGTTTAAACCAGTTATCAAACAATAAAAAAGGTTCTTTTGGTACTTCAGATTCCAATAAAGGGTTTTTTGCATAGTCTTTTCTAAGATTACTCAAATCAATAGTCATAATATTACAAATATTAATATAAGACAAAAATATACTAACTTTATCTTATCAATAGTATGAGTATGTATGTATAGTAAAATAAAACATACAACATTATCGGCGTGATAGCTCAGTCGGTTAGAGCGTTGGATTCATAACCCAGAGGTCGGGGGTTCAAATCCCCCTCACGCTACTAAAAATGAATTATTATTGTATTATTGTTTGTTTTTGTAAAACAACACCTATAGAATATGTATTTTTCTGTTTTAAATTACTTTCTATTAAGAAAATTACATACTTTATATAAAATTATAAATATTAATAATTTATCGAATTTAATTACTTTTGAAGTTTCGAAAAAAAATAAATTAAGAATTATATGGGGATTAGATTCAAAGAATCTAATTTTTACATATGTAAAAATATGTATTAAAAAATATACTAAAGAAAAAGTGACTGTA from Blattabacterium cuenoti carries:
- a CDS encoding DUF2795 domain-containing protein, which encodes MYWTLELASHLEDAPWPATKEELIDFAIRTGAPLEVVENLQQLENGEGEVFESIEDIWADYPRDDEDFYWNRDEYEL
- the fmt gene encoding methionyl-tRNA formyltransferase; the protein is MKKFPKIVFIGSNNFSLYTLKELYIKQHNIIGIITSPDNPFFKNQGEKAFTPVKIYALENNIPFLQPKNLKNHFFLETLKVWNPDIQIVVSFRVLPKEVWNFPKMGSFNLHASLLPQYRGAAPINWVIINGESKTGLTTFFIEKKIDSGKIILQKEIGIEKEETAGELEEKLKKISGSIVIQTLENIIGNEIKSISQKKIDSSVLKYAPKIYTKDCRIQWENPSIESIYNKIRGLSPYPTAWTLLFFNKEKFVRFKIFIVKKIRKTHILPIGLIFIVLSHEMKISVKEGFISIIEGQIEGKKRMHIKNLINGLKIRENLFVR
- a CDS encoding HU family DNA-binding protein; translated protein: MNKTELVNSIAEKTGITKIKAKNVTDAFIETVIESLKKGDKVTLVGFGTFSVVERHPRNGVNPRTGKKIYIPGKKVAKFKIGAELTKF
- the pdxH gene encoding pyridoxamine 5'-phosphate oxidase, whose translation is MTIDLSNLRKDYAKNPLLESEVPKEPFLLFDNWFKQEKLFQKDNEEINAMSISTIGEDGGPETRVVLLKEYSENGFIFYTNYYSLKGRAIQNIPKVCISFYWKNMERQIIIKGITSKIPRKKSDEYFHNRPIGNKIGSWVSRQSMIISSKEYLLKQYNKWNNFFSKRTIKRPFDWGGYLVKPYRMEFWQGQPNRLHDRLVYILEKEKKWILCRLSP